A part of Mesoplodon densirostris isolate mMesDen1 chromosome 10, mMesDen1 primary haplotype, whole genome shotgun sequence genomic DNA contains:
- the NRM gene encoding nurim isoform X2, translating into MAPALLLVPAALASFILAFGTGVEFVRFTSLRPLLGGISESGGPDARQGWLAALQDQSILVSLAWDLGLLLLFVGQHSLMATETVKSWMSRYFGVLQRSLYVACTALALQVYYHVLGLGEPLALKSPRALRLFSHLRHPVCVELLTVLWVVPTLGTDRLLFALLLTLYLGLAHGLDQQDLRYLRAQLQRKLHLLSRPQDGEAE; encoded by the exons ATGGCCCCTGCACTGCTCCTCGTCCCTGCTGCCCTCGCCTCTTTCATCCTGGCCTTTGGTACTGGAGTGGAGTTCGTGCGCTTTACCTCCCTTCGGCCACTTCTTGGAGGAATCTCGGAGTCTGGTGGTCCGG ATGCCCGCCAGGGATGGCTGGCTGCCCTGCAGGACCAAAGCATTCTTGTCTCCCTGGCTTGGGATCTGGGGCTCCTGCTACTATTTGTGGGGCAGCACAGCCTCATGGCAACTGAGACAGTGAAGTCATGGATGTCCCGGTACTTTGGGGTCCTTCAGAGGTCACTGTACGTGGCATGCACTGCCCTGGCCTTGCAG GTGTACTACCATGTGCTGGGGCTGGGTGAGCCTCTGGCCCTGAAGTCTCCCCGGGCTCTGAGACTCTTCTCCCACCTGCGCCACCCAGTGTGTGTGGAGCTGCTGACTGTGCTATGGGTGGTGCCCACCCTGGGCACTGAccgcctcctctttgctctcctCCTTACCCTCTACCTGGGCCTGGCTCACGGACTTGACCAGCAAGATCTCCGCTACCTCCGGGCCCAGCTGCAAAGAAAACTCCACCTGCTCTCCCGGCCCCAGGACGGGGAGGCTGAGTGA
- the NRM gene encoding nurim isoform X1: protein MAPALLLVPAALASFILAFGTGVEFVRFTSLRPLLGGISESGGPDARQGWLAALQDQSILVSLAWDLGLLLLFVGQHSLMATETVKSWMSRYFGVLQRSLYVACTALALQLVMRYWEPVPRGPVLWEARAEPWATWVPLLCFVLHVISWLLIFSILLVFDYAELMGLKQVYYHVLGLGEPLALKSPRALRLFSHLRHPVCVELLTVLWVVPTLGTDRLLFALLLTLYLGLAHGLDQQDLRYLRAQLQRKLHLLSRPQDGEAE, encoded by the exons ATGGCCCCTGCACTGCTCCTCGTCCCTGCTGCCCTCGCCTCTTTCATCCTGGCCTTTGGTACTGGAGTGGAGTTCGTGCGCTTTACCTCCCTTCGGCCACTTCTTGGAGGAATCTCGGAGTCTGGTGGTCCGG ATGCCCGCCAGGGATGGCTGGCTGCCCTGCAGGACCAAAGCATTCTTGTCTCCCTGGCTTGGGATCTGGGGCTCCTGCTACTATTTGTGGGGCAGCACAGCCTCATGGCAACTGAGACAGTGAAGTCATGGATGTCCCGGTACTTTGGGGTCCTTCAGAGGTCACTGTACGTGGCATGCACTGCCCTGGCCTTGCAG CTGGTGATGCGGTACTGGGAGCCCGTGCCCAGGGGCCCCGTGTTGTGGGAGGCTCGGGCCGAGCCATGGGCCACTTGGGTGCCCCTCCTCTGCTTTGTGCTCCACGTCATTTCCTGGCTCCTCATCTTCAGCATCCTTCTCGTCTTTGACTACGCAGAGCTCATGGGCCTCAAACAG GTGTACTACCATGTGCTGGGGCTGGGTGAGCCTCTGGCCCTGAAGTCTCCCCGGGCTCTGAGACTCTTCTCCCACCTGCGCCACCCAGTGTGTGTGGAGCTGCTGACTGTGCTATGGGTGGTGCCCACCCTGGGCACTGAccgcctcctctttgctctcctCCTTACCCTCTACCTGGGCCTGGCTCACGGACTTGACCAGCAAGATCTCCGCTACCTCCGGGCCCAGCTGCAAAGAAAACTCCACCTGCTCTCCCGGCCCCAGGACGGGGAGGCTGAGTGA
- the PPP1R18 gene encoding phostensin, with protein MATIPDWKLQLLARRRQEEAAVRGREKAEQERLSQMPAWKRGLLERRRARLGLSPGEPSSAPGTTEAGPPDPDESAVLLEAIGPVHQNRFIRQERQQQQQQRSEELLAERRPGSLEAWERRPSPGEMRDQSPKGRESREERLSPREARERRLGIGGARESSPRPLEARDWRQSPGEAGDRSSRLSEVRKWRLSPGETPERSLRLAEPQEQSPRRKEVVEDRLSPVESDNQKLGLTEAHKWRPDSRESQEQSWVQPEASEWRLSSGEERKDCSEECGRQEDRPSPRMVPKEITASSETLTREAPESGSGGVGAAEQRPTPAEDGERGLRLTEGWKWTLNSGKVRDWTPRDTETQTQKPDPPESAEKHLSPLAAEAGGGEAEKEEAGAQGRPLSALQNRCSVPSPLPPEDAGTGGSRQQEEEAGELRPPPAAPLSPPPPAPPAPQSPGDPLMSRLFYGVKAGPGVGAPRRSGHTFTVNPRRSVPPAAPATPASPATADAAVAGAGKKRYPTAEEILVLGGYLRLGRSCLVKGSPERHHKQLKISFSETALETTYQYPSESSVLEELGPEPEAPSASSPPVAQPDDEEDEEELLLLQPELQGGLRTKALIVDESCRR; from the exons ATGGCCACCATCCCGGACTGGAAGCTACAGCTGCTAGCCCGGCGCCGGCAGGAGGAGGCAGCCGTTCGTGGCCGGGAGAAGGCAGAGCAGGAGCGGCTGTCCCAGATGCCAGCCTGGAAGCGGGGGCTTCTGGAGCGCCGCCGGGCCAGGCTTGGTCTGTCTCCCGGGGAGCCTAGCTCTGCGCCTGGGACTACGGAGGCTGGACCTCCAGACCCAGACGAGTCTGCTGTCCTCCTGGAGGCCATTGGGCCAGTGCACCAGAACCGATTTATTCGGCAAGAGcgccagcagcagcaacagcagcggAGTGAAGAGCTACTTGCCGAGAGACGGCCTGGGTCTTTAGAGGCCTGGGAGCGGAGACCCAGCCCTGGGGAGATGCGGGATCAGAGCCCCAAGGGAAGAGAGTCAAGAGAAGAGCGGCTCAGtcccagggaagcccgagagaggaggctggggatAGGGGGAGCTCGAGAGTCGAGCCCCAGGCCTTTGGAGGCTCGAGACTGGAGGCAGAGCCCAGGAGAGGCTGGAGACAGGAGCTCCAGACTGTcagaggtgaggaaatggaggctgagCCCTGGAGAAACTCCAGAGCGGAGTCTGAGACTGGCAGAGCCTCAAGAACAAAGCCCCAGGAGAAAAGAGGTGGTGGAAGATAGACTGAGCCCAGTGGAGTCAGACAACCAGAAGTTGGGCCTGACAGAGGCCCATAAATGGAGGCCTGACTCCAGAGAGTCTCAGGAGCAGAGTTGGGTACAACCGGAGGCATCAGAGTGGAGGCTGAGctcaggagaagaaagaaaagactgcTCAGAGGAATGTGGGAGACAAGAAGACAGGCCAAGTCCAAGGATGGTCCCAAAAGAGATTACAGCGTCCTCAGAGACCCTGACAAGGGAGGCTCCAGAGAGCGGTTCTGGAGGAGTGGGGGCAGCAGAACAGAGGCCCACCCCTGCGGAGGATGGCGAGAGGGGCTTGAGGCTGACAGAAGGGTGGAAATGGACGCTGAACTCTGGGAAGGTTCGAGACTGGACACCCAGGGACACAGAGACTCAAACTCAGAAACCAGACCCTCCAGAGTCGGCCGAGAAGCACCTGAGTCCTCTCGCtgcagaggctggaggaggggaagctGAGAAGGAGGAGGCAGGGGCTCAGGGCAGGCCTCTGAGCGCCCTGCAGAACCGCTGCTCtgtgccctcccccctcccaccagaGGACGCTGGGACTGGAGGCTCTAGACagcaggaagaggaagcaggGGAACTCCGGCCCCCACCAGCAGCCcctctgtctcccccacccccagccccacctgccccccagTCCCCTGGGGATCCCCTCATGAGCCGGCTGTTCTATGGGGTGAAGgcagggccaggggtgggggccCCCCGCCGCAGCGGACACACCTTCACAGTCAACCCCCGGCGGtccgtgccccctgcagcccCTGCCACTCCGGCCAGCCCAGCCACAGCTGACGCTGCAGTCGCTGGGGCTGGGAAGAAGCGGTACCCAACTGCCGAGGAGATCTTGGTTCTGGGGGGCTACCTCCGCCTCGGCCGCAGCTGCCTTGTCAAGGGGTCCCCTGAAAGGCACCACAAACAG CTCAAGATCTCCTTCAGCGAGACAGCCCTGGAGACCACGTACCAATACCCCTCCGAGAGTTCGGTGCTGGAGGAGCTGGGCCCGGAGCCTGAGGCCCCCAGTGCCTCCAGTCCCCCAGTGGCCCAACCCGACGACGAAGAGGATGAGGAGGAACTGCTACTGCTGCAGCCGGAGCTCCAGGGCGGGCTGCGCACCAAAGCCCTGATAGTGG ATGAGTCTTGCCGGAGGTGA